The following coding sequences lie in one Lolium perenne isolate Kyuss_39 chromosome 2, Kyuss_2.0, whole genome shotgun sequence genomic window:
- the LOC127331455 gene encoding probable lysophospholipase BODYGUARD 4, with translation MPGLPALLSRPAKWLAAAVFTFLDVLDVLLCLVYSALDAFLEESPVACYCHRTHGAEGVSDTLYLRRSAFRDALLALLRTAGVGRRTTNASPEKARSPRWSDCGCARCLAWRSAGAGGRLHFVVGKEPAPTKGAATARSERGPGDDAIFIHGFTSSSSFWAETVFPELAAAENRRLLAVDLLGFGDSPKPANCAYTLRDHVEAIERSLIEPLGLASFHLVSHSMGCTVAIALAARNPARVRSITLVAPPYFLPCEERASQVALTRLAEKKLWPPLVFGTAVMSWYEHIGRTVCFVVCKNHRVWEWLIRILTRKSGVDFVVRDLTRHTHHSAWNTMHNVICGGAGVQDRNLEVLAAAGVPVRVVHGDGDQVVPVECSSRHLKLKLPRAELRVLGGRDHRTVVFGREKEFAEELREFWSGCEN, from the exons ATGCCCGGACTGCCGGCCCTCCTGTCGCGCCCCGCGAAATGGCTCGCGGCTGCCGTCTTCACCTTCCTCGACGTCCTCGACGTGCTCCTCTGCCTCGTCTACTCCGCGCTCGACGCCTTCCTGGAGGAGAGCCCCGTCGCCTGCTACTGCCACCGGACCCATGGCGCGGAGGGGGTCTCCGACACATTGTACCTGCGTAGGAGCGCCTTCCGGGACGCGCTCCTCGCGCTCCTGCGGACGGCCGGCGTCGGGAGGAGGACGACGAACGCGTCGCCGGAGAAGGCGCGGAGCCCGAGGTGGTCCGACTGCGGCTGCGCGAGGTGCCTCGCGTGGCggagcgccggcgccggcggccggCTGCACTTCGTCGTCGGCAAAGAACCGGCGCCGACCAAAG GTGCAGCGACGGCGAGAAGCGAGAGAGGCCCCGGGGACGACGCCATCTTCATAcacggcttcacgtcgtcgtcctcCTTCTGGGCGGAGACCGTGTTCccggagctcgccgccgcggagAACCGCAGGCTGCTCGCCGTGGATCTCCTCGGCTTCGGCGACAGCCCCAAGCCGGCCAACTGCGCGTACACGCTGCGGGACCACGTCGAGGCCATCGAGCGGAGCCTCATCGAGCCACTCGGCCTCGCCTCCTTCCACCTGGTCAGCCACTCCATGGGCTGCACCGTCGCCATAGCTCTCGCCGCGAGAAACCCGGCTCGGGTCAGATCCATCACGCTCGTCGCGCCG CCGTACTTCCTGCCCTGCGAAGAGAGGGCGAGTCAGGTGGCGCTGACCCGGCTGGCCGAGAAGAAGCTCTGGCCGCCGTTGGTGTTCGGCACGGCGGTGATGTCCTGGTACGAGCACATCGGGAGGACGGTTTGTTTCGTCGTCTGCAAGAACCACCGGGTCTGGGAGTGGCTCATCAGGATCCTCACGCGAAAAAG CGGCGTGGACTTCGTGGTCAGGGACCTGACGAGGCACACGCACCACTCGGCGTGGAACACGATGCACAACGTGATCTGCGGCGGGGCGGGGGTGCAGGACCGGAACCTGGAGGTGCTGGCGGCGGCCGGCGTGCCGGTGAGGGTGGTCCACGGCGACGGGGATCAGGTGGTTCCGGTCGAGTGCAGCAGCCGTCACCTCAAATTGAAGCTCCCACGCGCGGAGCTGCGTGTCCTGGGCGGACGCGACCACCGGACGGTGGTCTTCGGAAGGGAGAAGGAGTTCGCCGAGGAGCTCCGAGAGTTCTGGTCAGGTTGTGAGAACTGA
- the LOC127331454 gene encoding protein ETHYLENE-INSENSITIVE 3-like 2 codes for MMGGGVTMMDPRMVFSADFGGGCFAEGSDFMNQPPAPAQRVHESFPEEDESDDDDVDGIEELERRMWRDRMRLKRLKELQQRQQSPGGAASSKGRRREASQQDQQARRKKMSRAQDGILKYMLKMMEACSAQGFVYGIVPENGKPVGGASDNLRAWWKEKVRFDRNAPAAIAKYQADNAGPGDAGEGGGNDPAAGPRSLHELQDTTLGSLLSSLMQHCNPPQRRYPLEKGVAPPWWPRGASEAWWPEAGVPDELGPPPYKKPHDLKKAWKVAVLTAVIKHMSPDVDKVRRLVRQSKCLQDKMTAREIVTWLAVLKREEELHPGACLPPPSAARALSFDASSGEYDVDAVYGEEAANQTKPPFEAAAFVDLTMDADMSNEFLFMPAALMKEEAIDFDFTHTQKRTAPSPASDAEPEQNGNTRVYTCNNAQCPHGNPALGFLDRNARNDHQYACRYNNPAAVESKPPPAFFPAAPYSPRSQQQLGGFDFGLPVDDQRCLAGLMSMYETGVAAHRSNDAAAPSMHIGGRDHLAPMSLGGANSMMQQEQQQSAAFFVRDDAPFGMGSPELGRFSSGFDASTVNYAGAMQQPPQKHVVPNWFY; via the coding sequence ATGATGGGAGGAGGGGTGACCATGATGGATCCGCGCATGGTGTTCTCGGCGGACTTTGGAGGCGGCTGCTTCGCGGAGGGAAGCGACTTCATGAatcagccgccggcgccggcgcagcGGGTGCACGAGAGCTTCCCTGAAGAAgacgagagcgacgacgacgacgtggacGGCATCGAGGAGCTGGAGCGCCGCATGTGGCGCGACCGGATGCGGCTCAAGCGCCTCAAGGAGCTGCAGCAGCGGCAACAGAgccccggcggcgcggcgagcagcaaggggcggcggcgggaggcgtcCCAGCAGGACCAGCAGGCGCGGCGCAAGAAGATGTCGCGCGCGCAGGACGGGATCCTCAAGTACATGCTCAAGATGATGGAGGCCTGCAGCGCGCAGGGCTTCGTGTACGGCATCGTGCCCGAGAACGGCAAGCCGGTCGGCGGCGCCTCCGACAACCTGCGCGCCTGGTGGAAGGAGAAGGTCCGCTTCGACCGCAACGCCCCCGCCGCCATCGCCAAGTACCAGGCCGACAACGCCGGGCCGGGCGATGCGGGCGAGGGGGGCGGGAACGACCCGGCGGCCGGCCCGCGGTCCCTGCACGAGCTGCAGGACACCACGCTGGGCTCGCTGCTCTCGTCGCTCATGCAGCACTGCAACCCGCCGCAGCGCCGGTACCCGCTCGAGAAGGgcgtggcgccgccgtggtggCCGCGGGGCGCGTCCGAGGCGTGGTGGCCCGAGGCCGGCGTGCCGGACGAGCTGGGCCCGCCGCCGTACAAGAAGCCGCACGACCTCAAGAAGGCGTGGAAGGTCGCCGTGCTCACCGCCGTCATCAAGCACATGTCGCCCGACGTCGACAAGGTCCGCCGCCTCGTGCGCCAGTCCAAGTGCCTGCAGGACAAGATGACCGCCAGGGAGATCGTCACCTGGCTCGCCGTCCTCAAGAGGGAGGAGGAGCTGCATCCCGGCGCGTGCCTTCCTCCGCCGTCTGCCGCCAGGGCGCTCTCGTTCGACGCCAGCTCCGGCGAGTACGACGTCGACGCAGTGTACGGCGAGGAGGCCGCGAACCAGACCAAGCCACCCTTCGAGGCAGCCGCGTTCGTCGACTTAACCATGGATGCTGACATGAGCAACGAGTTCTTGTTCATGCCGGCCGCGCTGATGAAGGAAGAAGCCATCGACTTCGACTTCACCCACACCCAGAAGCGGACCGCACCGTCGCCCGCCTCCGACGCCGAGCCGGAGCAGAATGGAAACACCCGCGTGTACACTTGCAACAACGCGCAGTGCCCGCACGGCAATCCCGCGCTCGGCTTCCTCGACCGCAACGCGCGCAACGACCACCAGTACGCCTGCAGGTACAACAACCCCGCCGCCGTCGAGAGCAAGCCGCCACCGGCCTTCTTCCCGGCGGCACCCTACAGCCCGCGTAGCCAGCAGCAGCTTGGCGGCTTCGACTTCGGCCTTCCCGTCGATGACCAGAGATGCCTCGCCGGGCTGATGAGCATGTACGAGACCGGCGTGGCCGCGCACAGGAGCAACGACGCCGCCGCTCCGAGCATGCACATCGGTGGCAGAGACCATCTGGCGCCAATGTCACTCGGTGGCGCGAACAGCATGAtgcagcaggagcagcagcagagTGCGGCGTTCTTCGTCCGCGACGACGCGCCGTTCGGCATGGGGTCGCCGGAGCTCGGCAGGTTCAGTTCAGGTTTCGACGCGTCAACGGTGAATTACGCCGGCGCCATGCAGCAACCGCCGCAGAAACACGTTGTACCAAACTGGTTCTACTGA
- the LOC127329799 gene encoding uncharacterized protein, whose product MEAAADERRSDLKHAACLTLVVVGLIVLSTIVGLKVCELVEENHDDQAPDVTVNVAAPAPQLGGDTVMPVGPGGGGSAGGAGAVEEAKGFYAGRPLFKVPPSSPCRAKAGRC is encoded by the exons ATGGAGGCAGCAGCGGACGAGCGCCGCTCTGATCTAAAGCACGCGGCTTGTTTGACCTTGGTGGTCGTCGGGCTGATCGTCTTGTCCACCATTGTGGGGCTCAAAGTCTGTGAGCTCGTGGAAGAGAACCACGACGATCAAGCTCCCGACGTCACGGTCAACGTGGCCGCGCCGGCGCCGCAGCTGGGAGGCGACACCGTCATGCCAG TTGGACCAGGCGGCGGTGGCTCCGCCGGCGGCGCCGGCGCGGTGGAAGAGGCGAAGGGGTTCTACGCCGGCCGGCCCCTGTTCAAGGTTCCGCCGAGCAGCCCCTGCCGCGCCAAGGCCGGGCGCTGCTGA